In Methanomicrobium antiquum, one DNA window encodes the following:
- the surE gene encoding 5'/3'-nucleotidase SurE: MRPKILLTNDDGVTSEGLWAAYEALTTFADVTVVAPSTQQSAVGRSISIFEPIRANKVQINGKEAYSVGGKPTDSVIIGLFALKINPDLVVSGVNIGENLSFESVMTSGTIGAALEAANHGVPAVAFSLQVEDQGDKFDDPKYITLDFEESKKAIIDICRKLLKNGFPESSDVINVNIPKTFLGKYEVTHLAEKLFETGVEKRLDPRGRPYFWINGPLYENAPKGTDVNSISKGNISITPITLDSTSYKGLNEIKEIFEI; the protein is encoded by the coding sequence ATGAGACCAAAAATTCTTCTTACAAACGATGACGGTGTTACATCAGAAGGCCTGTGGGCGGCTTATGAGGCCTTAACAACATTTGCGGATGTAACTGTTGTCGCACCATCTACACAGCAGAGTGCTGTTGGCAGATCTATTTCAATTTTTGAACCGATAAGAGCGAATAAAGTGCAGATTAACGGGAAAGAAGCATATTCTGTTGGAGGAAAACCTACAGATTCTGTCATCATCGGACTTTTTGCACTAAAGATAAATCCTGATCTTGTAGTATCCGGAGTAAACATAGGAGAAAATTTGTCCTTTGAATCAGTGATGACTTCAGGAACAATCGGCGCCGCGCTTGAGGCCGCAAATCATGGCGTTCCGGCGGTTGCATTTTCTCTTCAGGTCGAAGACCAGGGAGACAAATTTGATGATCCGAAATATATAACTCTTGATTTTGAAGAGTCAAAAAAAGCAATAATTGATATCTGCAGAAAACTTCTAAAAAACGGGTTTCCTGAATCCAGTGATGTGATAAATGTAAATATTCCAAAGACATTTTTGGGAAAGTATGAAGTAACGCATCTGGCAGAAAAGTTGTTTGAAACCGGCGTTGAAAAAAGGCTTGACCCGCGTGGAAGGCCATATTTCTGGATTAACGGCCCGCTTTATGAAAATGCACCAAAAGGAACAGATGTAAACTCAATCTCTAAAGGAAACATATCAATAACCCCTATAACTCTTGACTCAACATCATACAAAGGTCTTAATGAGATAAAAGAAATTTTTGAGATATAG
- a CDS encoding CARDB domain-containing protein: MSEKYNIKTWFAVLVFALILTVPAVSAGDYYYSLDKPVFSPEGLILNGFTVSAESPDIFVGDEITAKYLLYYESTIYNQLVIDQPGGLYFDLTDPDGNTNRLGQNYVGKTIEPGDYYSITEKFVPDRPGIWKISPAYRVIPGSGSNKKSSPDNWNTVEIVVKGIEAPKPDLVIESMKADFNLENGVISKISYTIKNIGEADSESSKSVFFTDGAKNGTESSVGFLPAGESITIFEPVNLKYTGSTTLIEGYADYYKQIDESDENNNLFDIILENPSSDKTQEITVTKDTTETTTQASINSEKTISENQNYNSYCPAPDCCNVCFICGVIGLLSILLCVLSFTLGYYYGLNKNCEREVRWFRSKIDVLKSNSISNKQSVPEDDDIAEKMEEKLERAIKDLKDGKKEDESVDKLKEDISVEKSDESESNKDDNKNSDKNEKPDASSDKKSDTGKNKKK, translated from the coding sequence ATGTCTGAGAAATATAATATAAAAACATGGTTTGCGGTTTTGGTTTTTGCTTTAATCTTAACAGTGCCGGCAGTATCAGCCGGAGATTATTATTATTCGCTTGATAAACCTGTTTTTTCACCTGAAGGTCTTATCTTAAACGGATTTACAGTATCAGCAGAATCTCCTGATATTTTTGTAGGGGATGAAATAACTGCAAAATATCTGCTTTATTATGAATCGACTATATACAACCAGCTTGTAATCGATCAACCTGGCGGTCTTTATTTTGATTTAACTGACCCTGATGGAAATACAAACAGATTAGGCCAGAATTATGTTGGAAAAACAATAGAACCTGGTGATTATTACAGTATAACAGAAAAATTTGTGCCTGACCGTCCCGGCATATGGAAAATTTCACCTGCATACAGAGTTATCCCCGGAAGCGGAAGCAATAAAAAATCCAGTCCTGATAACTGGAATACAGTAGAAATTGTTGTGAAAGGCATTGAAGCACCAAAGCCTGATCTTGTAATAGAATCAATGAAAGCTGATTTTAATCTGGAAAATGGTGTTATCTCCAAAATATCATATACAATAAAAAATATTGGAGAAGCTGACTCTGAATCAAGCAAATCAGTCTTTTTCACAGACGGCGCTAAAAACGGTACAGAAAGCAGTGTGGGATTCCTCCCTGCCGGTGAGAGTATAACTATTTTTGAGCCTGTCAATCTAAAATACACAGGGAGCACTACTCTAATTGAAGGATATGCTGACTATTACAAACAGATTGATGAGTCAGATGAAAATAATAATTTATTTGATATAATCCTTGAAAACCCGTCTTCTGACAAAACACAGGAAATTACAGTCACAAAAGACACAACTGAAACAACAACACAAGCTTCTATTAATTCTGAAAAAACAATCTCTGAAAATCAAAATTACAATTCATATTGTCCGGCACCGGATTGTTGTAATGTCTGTTTCATCTGTGGTGTAATTGGTCTTTTATCAATTCTTTTATGTGTTTTATCATTCACTCTCGGATATTATTACGGCCTTAACAAAAACTGTGAACGCGAAGTCCGCTGGTTTAGATCAAAAATAGATGTCTTAAAATCAAATTCAATATCAAACAAACAATCTGTACCGGAAGATGACGATATTGCCGAAAAAATGGAAGAAAAACTGGAACGGGCGATAAAAGATCTTAAAGACGGCAAAAAAGAAGATGAAAGCGTTGATAAATTAAAAGAAGATATAAGTGTCGAAAAGTCAGATGAATCAGAAAGCAACAAAGACGATAATAAAAATTCTGATAAAAATGAAAAACCAGATGCTTCATCTGATAAAAAAAGCGATACCGGGAAAAATAAAAAGAAATGA
- a CDS encoding ATP-grasp domain-containing protein yields MKALIAEYTVFNESDLAPEGACMLKTLSESFLRLGYEVVSPKKSDDFGEELKRLSPDCDVGLVIAPDDILSRFTKIIEDNTRNIGCGSLNIALCSNKRRTGAILSSNGIDVPKEINEGIRLIKKIEGVDSQNMRLSDEPLGEGEFGQEFIEGENISVSLVGGRVTGDTCLSFSGKRPLVLSVNRQYIKRVGNKFSYHGGETPVLHPRSDEIIKTAIKCLDILGCQGYTGVDMVVSDDRICVVDVNPRPTTSLVGICSIMKEEIAEILVEASKGNVFDKVHLDGKVSFNTKGEVTKIE; encoded by the coding sequence ATGAAGGCACTAATTGCCGAATATACAGTATTCAATGAATCAGACCTTGCACCTGAAGGCGCCTGCATGCTAAAAACTCTAAGTGAGAGTTTTTTGCGTTTGGGCTACGAAGTAGTCTCTCCAAAAAAAAGCGATGATTTTGGAGAGGAATTAAAGCGGCTTTCACCGGATTGTGATGTAGGTCTTGTAATAGCACCCGATGATATTCTCTCACGTTTCACCAAAATAATAGAGGACAACACAAGAAATATTGGATGCGGAAGCCTGAATATTGCATTATGTTCTAATAAACGCCGGACAGGTGCGATTTTATCTTCAAACGGAATTGATGTTCCAAAAGAGATAAATGAAGGCATAAGGCTGATAAAAAAAATAGAAGGTGTTGACTCACAAAACATGCGTCTTTCTGACGAACCCTTAGGAGAGGGAGAATTTGGACAGGAGTTTATCGAAGGCGAAAATATAAGTGTCAGTCTGGTAGGAGGAAGAGTTACAGGCGATACCTGCCTTTCATTCAGCGGCAAAAGACCTCTTGTATTATCTGTAAACCGCCAGTACATAAAACGGGTCGGGAACAAATTCAGCTATCATGGCGGAGAAACACCCGTTCTTCATCCAAGATCTGATGAAATAATAAAAACGGCAATTAAGTGTCTTGATATTTTGGGATGCCAGGGATACACAGGTGTTGATATGGTTGTATCAGATGACAGAATCTGTGTCGTTGATGTAAACCCTCGTCCTACTACGAGCCTTGTTGGAATTTGCAGTATTATGAAAGAAGAGATTGCCGAAATTTTAGTTGAAGCATCAAAAGGGAATGTTTTCGATAAGGTTCACTTAGATGGCAAAGTATCATTCAACACAAAAGGGGAGGTCACAAAAATTGAATGA
- a CDS encoding hydantoinase/oxoprolinase family protein, whose amino-acid sequence MNDIIGIDVGGANLKIFNGKSVAIHYCPMWQKAPLKELLMEYSGKKAAVVMSGELADGFLRKTEGIEFIFNSVKAAIPDSLFYGTDGNFHDKPVSSLAAANWFASADYLRGIYEDSLLIDFGSTTTDIIPLNSFDSLKGMTDLDRLRNGYLVYTGTLRSTIPSLLRTVNVCGHETLVSSEYFSQSADAHLVLGNITCEDYTTPTPDGAEVSVDASLQRLSRVVCSDLDEIGKAGALEIADAFYNEQMNLIKKYADKAIEKTNSKGIIVAGIGSHIISDFFGCIDLGVEKNMFSDALPARAVYEVSKRTGIF is encoded by the coding sequence TTGAATGATATTATTGGAATAGATGTGGGCGGCGCTAACCTGAAAATATTCAATGGAAAATCTGTTGCAATTCACTACTGTCCAATGTGGCAGAAAGCTCCGTTAAAAGAGCTCTTAATGGAGTATTCCGGAAAAAAAGCCGCTGTTGTTATGAGCGGGGAGCTTGCAGACGGCTTTTTAAGAAAAACAGAGGGTATTGAATTTATCTTTAACTCAGTAAAAGCCGCAATTCCTGACTCTTTGTTTTATGGAACAGACGGAAATTTTCATGACAAACCCGTATCATCACTTGCCGCGGCAAACTGGTTTGCATCCGCTGATTATCTAAGGGGAATCTATGAAGATAGTCTGCTTATTGACTTTGGAAGTACAACAACCGATATTATACCTCTGAACTCTTTTGATTCACTTAAAGGAATGACTGATCTCGACCGACTGAGAAACGGCTATCTCGTCTATACAGGCACGCTTAGGAGCACAATCCCGTCTCTTTTAAGAACAGTCAATGTTTGCGGACATGAAACACTTGTGAGCAGTGAATACTTTTCCCAAAGCGCCGATGCACATCTTGTTCTTGGAAATATTACCTGTGAGGACTATACAACACCTACTCCGGACGGTGCAGAGGTATCAGTTGATGCATCATTGCAGAGGCTTTCAAGGGTTGTATGCTCGGATTTGGATGAGATTGGAAAGGCCGGTGCTTTAGAGATTGCAGATGCATTTTACAATGAACAGATGAATCTGATAAAAAAATATGCAGATAAGGCAATTGAGAAGACAAATTCTAAAGGTATTATTGTAGCAGGAATAGGATCACATATAATATCAGATTTTTTTGGATGCATTGATCTTGGAGTGGAAAAAAATATGTTTTCTGATGCTTTGCCTGCCCGTGCTGTATATGAGGTGTCAAAACGAACAGGTATCTTCTGA
- a CDS encoding SPFH domain-containing protein produces the protein MALFGKRPDYHGGSDINGADSRKGFYWVEENKGDNLIWRLPRNIRWNDNVMVREDEYGVFFRDGKAMQVFDRPDRYAMTTQNITGLQSIGKAVVGVTQIGEFYWVQKREFRSNFGTSEPLSFRDVDFGVVRLRVFGQYAYKVTDPMLLITQFVGTKGMTKSDEIIGWLKDQIVMILNDTLGELKSKQNMGVLDMPAYLSEIEQLCISKLTGETEQYGLKITKFSGLNINLPEEVQQAVDKRGAMSALGVNYMQYQTGRAIEDIGQGAAQGGGPGEGAGFATMGAGMGAGFSMANVMGQSMGAGMGGGGGAPGAFGSGPQQQQQGSNQQGAGNPCVKCGHPLSPGAKFCPNCGAPQSGDTVKCPKCSFDVPKGAKFCPNCGNPMGSAKCSNCGADLEPGVKFCANCGKPVE, from the coding sequence ATGGCTCTTTTTGGCAAAAGACCGGATTATCACGGTGGAAGCGACATCAACGGTGCAGACTCAAGAAAAGGATTTTACTGGGTTGAGGAAAATAAGGGTGATAATCTCATCTGGCGTCTTCCAAGAAACATCCGGTGGAATGACAATGTGATGGTAAGGGAGGATGAATACGGTGTATTCTTCCGTGACGGCAAAGCCATGCAGGTTTTTGACCGCCCTGACAGATATGCAATGACAACGCAGAACATCACCGGTCTTCAAAGCATTGGAAAGGCTGTTGTCGGTGTAACTCAGATTGGAGAGTTTTACTGGGTTCAGAAACGTGAATTCCGTTCCAACTTTGGAACATCCGAGCCTTTGAGTTTCCGTGATGTTGATTTTGGCGTTGTCAGGCTTCGTGTGTTTGGCCAGTATGCATACAAAGTCACTGACCCGATGCTTCTTATCACCCAGTTTGTAGGCACTAAGGGAATGACAAAGTCAGACGAGATTATCGGCTGGCTTAAAGATCAGATTGTAATGATCTTAAATGACACCTTAGGAGAGTTAAAATCCAAACAGAATATGGGTGTTTTGGACATGCCTGCATATCTCTCGGAAATAGAGCAGTTATGCATCTCCAAACTTACTGGTGAGACCGAGCAGTATGGTCTTAAGATTACAAAGTTCTCAGGTTTAAACATCAATCTTCCTGAAGAGGTACAGCAGGCTGTTGATAAGCGTGGTGCAATGTCAGCACTTGGCGTAAACTACATGCAGTACCAGACCGGAAGAGCTATTGAGGATATTGGCCAGGGAGCCGCCCAGGGCGGAGGCCCGGGCGAAGGAGCAGGCTTTGCAACGATGGGTGCAGGCATGGGTGCAGGCTTTTCAATGGCAAATGTCATGGGACAGTCCATGGGTGCAGGCATGGGAGGAGGTGGCGGAGCGCCGGGAGCCTTTGGCTCAGGCCCGCAACAGCAACAACAGGGTTCTAATCAGCAGGGTGCAGGTAACCCCTGTGTTAAATGCGGCCATCCGTTAAGTCCCGGAGCAAAGTTTTGTCCAAACTGTGGTGCACCTCAGTCAGGTGATACTGTTAAGTGTCCAAAGTGCAGTTTTGATGTTCCTAAAGGTGCAAAATTCTGCCCTAACTGTGGAAATCCTATGGGCTCTGCCAAATGCTCAAACTGTGGTGCTGATTTAGAGCCTGGTGTAAAATTTTGTGCAAATTGCGGAAAACCGGTTGAGTGA